Below is a genomic region from Rhodospirillum centenum SW.
GCGTTAGCCGCGGCAGGACGCCGCAGCCATTCCGACCCGCCTGCCGTGACCCGGTGCTCTTTCCGCTGTTGCAGGGACACGTTCCCTGAACGCGGAGAGAAACGATGGACCAGCAACTGACCGATACCCAGCGCACGCCCCCGTCGCACGAGGCGCTGCCCGTGCAGACCGGGCTGCCCGAGGACGCCCGGCAGGATCTGGCACAGGGGCTGGCGCGGGTCCTGGCCGATACCTACACGCTGCTGGGCAAGACGCACGGCTTCCACTGGAACGTCACCGGCCGGCAGTTCCATTCCCTGCACGAGATGTTCCAGGAACAGTACGAGGATCTGACCGGGGCCGTGGACGACCTGGCCGAGCGCATCCGCGCCCTGGGCCACTTCGCCCCCGGCAGCCTGAGCCAGTTCCTGAAGCTGACCGAGATCGAGGACGAGCACGGCGTGCCCGCGCCGCAGGAGATGCTGAGCCAGCTCGTGCGCGACAACGAGACGGTGACGCGGACCTGCCGCGAGGTGGTGGACATCGCCCAGGAGGCCGGGGACACGGTCACCGAGGACCTGATGAACCAGCGCATGGCCTATCACGAGAAGGCGGCCTGGATGCTGCGCGCCAGCATCGGCTGAGCCGCCGTCCCGGCAGAGACCGGCCAGAAGACGGGCGGGCCCCCGCGGCCCGCCCGTTCCGTTGTGCGGGTCCCGCCGGAGCCGGAAAAGGGGAGCGGCGATACCCCTGCCATAGGTAGTGCTTCTTCAAGGGCCCGGAGGGGCTTATCCTTTGTGTGCGACGCATAGCCGGTAAACTTGGAAGAATTCTAAACTGGGCTTGAGGGGATGTCCCCGCCCCGTTAGGATCGCCAGCGGATGGCCGGTTACGGCTCACAGCATCGAGGAGAAGCGATTATGGCCAAGGCAATGACCATCGACATCGGCATTCCGGAAGCGGACCGCAAGGAGATCGCGGACGGGCTGTCCGCCCTGCTGGCGGACACCTTCTCGCTCTACCTGAAGACCCATGGCTTCCACTGGAACGTCACGGGCCCGATGTTCAACACGCTCCACACCATGTTCATGACCCAGTACACGGAGCTGTGGAACGCGCTGGACGACATCGCCGAGCGCATCCGCTCCCTGGGCTTCCCGGCCCCGGCCAGCAGCACCCAGTACGCCGCCCTGACCTCGGTGACGGAGGAGACGGCCGTGCCGTCCGCGATGGAGATGGTGCGCCAGCTCGTCGCCGGGCACGAGGCCGTGGCGCGCACTGCGCGGCGCGTCTTCCCGGCCGCCGAGAAGGGCGGCGACGAGTCGACCGCCGATCTGCTGACGCAGCGTCTCCAGATCCATGAGAAGACCGCCTGGATGCTGCGCTCCCTGCTGGAATAGCAGCCTGCCCGCTCAGCCGAAGGCCGTCGCCTGCATCGACGGCCTTCGGCCGACCTCGTCGTACCAGTCCGCCAGCCGCGGCGCGAGGCTGCGCCAGCCCAGCGCGGCGTGGCGGAAATCCAGATAGGCCAAGGCGACGGCAAGGCCGATGTCGCCCAGGTCGAAGTGCTCCGGCTCCCCGGGCTCGCCGTCCGGGAAGCGGGCCTTCTCCAGCGCCGGCACGGCCCGGCGCAGCGCCGCCGTCTGGCGCGACACCCAGCCGGCGGAGCGTTCCGCCTCCGGCCGCCGTCCCTCCACGACGGCCGCGAAGGCCGCGTCGGTGACGCCGCGGGCCAGCGCCGCCAGCCGCAGCGCCCGCCAGCGTGCCGGCCCGATGGGGGCCAGCAGCCGCGGGGCCGGGCCGGAGGCGTCCAGCCATTCCGCGATCAGGTCGCTGTCCACCAGCGTCGTGCCGTCCTCAAGGTCCAGCGCGGGCACCTTTGACAACGGATTGACGGCCAGCAGGGCCGCCGGGTCCGACCAGGGGTCGCAGAACACCGTCTCGACGGCGCTCTCCAGCCCCTTCTCCTGCACCACCACCAGCACCTTGCGCGCATAGGGCGAGGTGCCGTTGACATAGAGCTTCATCGCCTGTTTCCCGTGGCGCCTGGTGCCCGCTGCGGCCGCCCCCTCCATAGGGATCGTCACCCTCGAACAGGCGTGAGGCGGCGTCCTCCCGCCCGGACGGACGGAGGGGCGGTGATCAGTGCGTGACCAGCAGCGGCACCTTGGTGTGCTGCAGGACGTACTTGCTGACGCCGCCGAGGATGCGGGTGCGCAGGCGGCTGTGGCCGTAGACGCCCATCACGATCAGCCCGGCCCCGGCGATCCGCGCCTCCTCCAGAATGGTGTCGCCGACATCGTGGTCGTCGGCGCCGATGGTGCGCAGTTCCACCTGGACGCCGTGTTCGGCCAGGAACTGCGACAGGCCGGCGCCGGGCAGATCCTTGGAGCCGTGCGGCTGGGCGCAGACGACGGTGACGCCCTCGGCCTCCTTCAGCAGCGGCAGCGCGTCGCGCACGGCCGACGCCGCCTCCCGCGAGGATTTCCAGGCGATCAGGATGCGGGTGGGGTCGATCACGCTGTCGCGGCCCTGGGGCAGCACGATCACCGGCGCGCTGGCGGCGAAGGGCAGGAACTCCGTCAGGTCGGCGTGGAAATCGTTGAAGGCGCTGCGCGGCGCGTCCTGGCTGATGACGATGGCGTCCGCATAGCGGCCGTGCAGGGCGAGGTGCTCGGCGGCGTCGCCCAGTTCCATCAGGAATTCATGGCGCAGCCCGTTGCGCCCGCAGACCGCCTCGAAATGTTCCCGGGCCTCGGCCGAGACCTCCTCCGCCCGCAGCACGGCATCGCGCATGGACACGCCATAGGGCAGGCCGGGAAGCTGCATGGGAAGGCAGATGAACAGGCCGCGCAGCCGTGCCTGCTGGCGGGCCGCGAACTCGGCCGCGATCTCCACCCGCCGACGGCTGTCAGGATCGGGGCCGATGTGGACGAGGACGGTCTTGAATCCCACGGGCGCTCTCCTTGATCTTTGATTTTATTATATGTTTCCGGCCAGGGCGGGGAGGGTCCGCCGCCCTGCCGCGCTCCGGATCGCCGCGGACCCGGGACGTCCGCCTGGAACGGCCCCGGATTGTCGCCGGAGGCGCCCCCCCAGTCCAGCCCCTGATCAATGACGGCCCCGTGACCGGACGGAACCGTGACCGCCGCTACTTCTGCCCGTCACCCCCGTCATCCGTGCAGGAGGTGCATTCACCCCCCAGATACGTGTGGAGAAACCGCTCGATGGCCTCGCTGGAGACGATGACGCCGTCGAGCGAGCTGATCTCATGGCCGTCCTCCGGCAGGGTCACCAGGGTGGATGTCCGCCCCGCCGCCGCCATCCGGGCCTGCATCTGGCGCACGGGACCGACAGGCGTGACCTCGTCCTTCTCTCCCTGCACGAAGAGCGTGGGCGGGAAGCCCTCCCGGGTGCCGGTGAGCGGCGACGCCGCCACACGCCGCCGTTTCAGATCGGCATCATCCGGATCGCCCAGGTAACGGAGTTGCTCCATCCCCGCGGAACCCATTGATCGGGCGTAAGCTAAGAACTGTTCCAGGTCCACGAGGCCGCCGAGGGCGACGACGGCGCGGTAGGGCGTGCCGGGGCGGTTGGCCGCCGCCAGCGCCAGATAGCTGCCGAAGCTGCCGCCCACCAGCGCCACCCGGTCCCGCCGCGCCAGTCCCGCCGACACCGCCCAGGCCAGCGTGTCCTCAACATCGTCCAGCATGGCCCCGTCGAACTGACGGAACCCCGCCT
It encodes:
- a CDS encoding Dps family protein, giving the protein MDQQLTDTQRTPPSHEALPVQTGLPEDARQDLAQGLARVLADTYTLLGKTHGFHWNVTGRQFHSLHEMFQEQYEDLTGAVDDLAERIRALGHFAPGSLSQFLKLTEIEDEHGVPAPQEMLSQLVRDNETVTRTCREVVDIAQEAGDTVTEDLMNQRMAYHEKAAWMLRASIG
- a CDS encoding Dps family protein, which encodes MTIDIGIPEADRKEIADGLSALLADTFSLYLKTHGFHWNVTGPMFNTLHTMFMTQYTELWNALDDIAERIRSLGFPAPASSTQYAALTSVTEETAVPSAMEMVRQLVAGHEAVARTARRVFPAAEKGGDESTADLLTQRLQIHEKTAWMLRSLLE
- a CDS encoding glutathione S-transferase N-terminal domain-containing protein — protein: MKLYVNGTSPYARKVLVVVQEKGLESAVETVFCDPWSDPAALLAVNPLSKVPALDLEDGTTLVDSDLIAEWLDASGPAPRLLAPIGPARWRALRLAALARGVTDAAFAAVVEGRRPEAERSAGWVSRQTAALRRAVPALEKARFPDGEPGEPEHFDLGDIGLAVALAYLDFRHAALGWRSLAPRLADWYDEVGRRPSMQATAFG
- a CDS encoding universal stress protein; the encoded protein is MGFKTVLVHIGPDPDSRRRVEIAAEFAARQQARLRGLFICLPMQLPGLPYGVSMRDAVLRAEEVSAEAREHFEAVCGRNGLRHEFLMELGDAAEHLALHGRYADAIVISQDAPRSAFNDFHADLTEFLPFAASAPVIVLPQGRDSVIDPTRILIAWKSSREAASAVRDALPLLKEAEGVTVVCAQPHGSKDLPGAGLSQFLAEHGVQVELRTIGADDHDVGDTILEEARIAGAGLIVMGVYGHSRLRTRILGGVSKYVLQHTKVPLLVTH